The Amaranthus tricolor cultivar Red isolate AtriRed21 chromosome 6, ASM2621246v1, whole genome shotgun sequence genome has a segment encoding these proteins:
- the LOC130814798 gene encoding NAC domain-containing protein 75-like isoform X2, which yields MNTSNKTQLSSISSASDLIDAKLEEHQLCGSKQCPGCGHKLEGSKPDWVGLPAGVKFDPTDQELIEHLEAKVEGKSSKSHPLIDEFIPTIEGEDGICYTHPEKLPGVTRDGLSRHFFHRPSKAYTTGTRKRRKIQTECDLQGGETRWHKTGKTRPVMLNGKQKGCKKILVLYTNFGKNRKPEKTNWVMHQYHLGQHEEEKEGELVVSKIFYQTQPRQCTWTSERTATTGDGGSEPSGRRESGSGSGSGSTSSSKEVITHHNRDDHHMSISAGVNVGALSSFTALDMQHFRAAGEQFSYVPFGRKPFDEVGIRDATTIVSRETAALPSTCDDHEPRPQQHHHHHHHQYQHQHQHHQHIHHPHPMNVPQDHHHHTQQGIATTAAFHMSTPSHPISQIISPPPLHHASIILDDDSFQHVSRIMHLQNESFHQQHQHEQQQQQHDQTQQQHHKIVGRSAAGLEEIIMACTSSASVSVPSSAGEIKEESSMTNPPPSEAEWIKFSTFWHDPDHSDHHG from the exons ATGAATACTAGCAACAAAACCCAATTAAGTTCCATTAGTAGTGCTAGTGATCTTATAGATGCTAAACTTGAAGAACATCAACTTTGTGGATCAAAACAATGTCCTGGATGTGGCCATAAGCTCGAAGGATCGAAACCG GATTGGGTAGGTCTACCAGCTGGTGTCAAATTTGACCCAACAGATCAAGAGTTGATAGAACATCTAGAAGCAAAAGTGGAAGGAAAATCTTCTAAATCTCATCCGTTAATTGATGAATTTATCCCTACTATTGAAGGTGAAGATGGAATTTGTTATACTCATCCTGAAAAACTCCcag gaGTAACAAGAGATGGATTGAGCAGACATTTCTTCCATAGACCATCGAAAGCTTATACAACAGGAAcaagaaaaagaaggaaaatccAAACAGAATGTGATCTTCAAGGGGGTGAAACCCGATGGCATAAAACGGGTAAAACTCGACCAGTAATGTTAAATGGGAAGCAAAAGGGGTGTAAAAAGATCCTAGTTCTTTACACAAACTTTGGTAAAAACCGAAAACCCGAAAAAACAAATTGGGTCATGCATCAATATCATTTAGGACAAcatgaagaagaaaaggaagggGAATTAGTAGTATCTAAAATCTTCTACCAAACACAACCTAGGCAATGTACTTGGACGTCAGAGCGAACCGCCACCACCGGAGACGGTGGAAGTGAGCCGAGCGGTCGGAGGGAAAGTGGGAGTGGAAGTGGAAGTGGAAGTACATCTTCTTCTAAAGAAGTTATAACACATCATAATAGAGATGATCATCATATGTCTATTTCAGCTGGTGTTAATGTGGGTGCACTTTCTAGTTTTACTGCTTTGGATATGCAACATTTTAGAGCTGCTGGTGAACAATTTAGCTATGTACCATTTGGTAGAAAACCCTTTGATGAG GTGGGAATAAGAGATGCTACAACAATAGTAAGCCGGGAGACGGCAGCATTGCCATCTACATGCGACGACCATGAGCCGAGGCCGCaacagcatcatcatcatcatcatcatcaatatcaacatcaacatcaacatcatcaacatATCCATCATCCTCATCCCATGAATGTTCCacaagatcatcatcatcatacacaGCAAGGCATTGCAACGACGGCTGCCTTCCATATGAGTACACCATCACATCCCATCTCTCAAATAATATCTCCACCTCCTCTTCATCATGCCTCCATAATTTTGGATGATGATTCATTTCAACATGTGTCTAGAATCATGCACCTTCAAAATGAAAGTTTTCATCAACAG CATCAACATGAgcagcagcaacaacaacaTGATCAGACACAACAACAACATCATAAAATAGTAGGAAGGTCTGCAGCTGGTTTGGAAGAAATCATCATGGCCTGCACTTCTTCTGCTTCTGTTTCTGTTCCTTCTTCTGCTGGTGAAATCAAGGAA GAGTCTTCTATGACAAATCCACCACCTTCAGAAGCAGAATGGATCAAGTTCTCTACATTCTGGCATGATCCTGACCATTCAGATCATCATGGATAA
- the LOC130814798 gene encoding NAC domain-containing protein 75-like isoform X1, with protein MNTSNKTQLSSISSASDLIDAKLEEHQLCGSKQCPGCGHKLEGSKPDWVGLPAGVKFDPTDQELIEHLEAKVEGKSSKSHPLIDEFIPTIEGEDGICYTHPEKLPGVTRDGLSRHFFHRPSKAYTTGTRKRRKIQTECDLQGGETRWHKTGKTRPVMLNGKQKGCKKILVLYTNFGKNRKPEKTNWVMHQYHLGQHEEEKEGELVVSKIFYQTQPRQCTWTSERTATTGDGGSEPSGRRESGSGSGSGSTSSSKEVITHHNRDDHHMSISAGVNVGALSSFTALDMQHFRAAGEQFSYVPFGRKPFDEVGIRDATTIVSRETAALPSTCDDHEPRPQQHHHHHHHQYQHQHQHHQHIHHPHPMNVPQDHHHHTQQGIATTAAFHMSTPSHPISQIISPPPLHHASIILDDDSFQHVSRIMHLQNESFHQQHQHEQQQQQHDQTQQQHHKIVGRSAAGLEEIIMACTSSASVSVPSSAGEIKEQESSMTNPPPSEAEWIKFSTFWHDPDHSDHHG; from the exons ATGAATACTAGCAACAAAACCCAATTAAGTTCCATTAGTAGTGCTAGTGATCTTATAGATGCTAAACTTGAAGAACATCAACTTTGTGGATCAAAACAATGTCCTGGATGTGGCCATAAGCTCGAAGGATCGAAACCG GATTGGGTAGGTCTACCAGCTGGTGTCAAATTTGACCCAACAGATCAAGAGTTGATAGAACATCTAGAAGCAAAAGTGGAAGGAAAATCTTCTAAATCTCATCCGTTAATTGATGAATTTATCCCTACTATTGAAGGTGAAGATGGAATTTGTTATACTCATCCTGAAAAACTCCcag gaGTAACAAGAGATGGATTGAGCAGACATTTCTTCCATAGACCATCGAAAGCTTATACAACAGGAAcaagaaaaagaaggaaaatccAAACAGAATGTGATCTTCAAGGGGGTGAAACCCGATGGCATAAAACGGGTAAAACTCGACCAGTAATGTTAAATGGGAAGCAAAAGGGGTGTAAAAAGATCCTAGTTCTTTACACAAACTTTGGTAAAAACCGAAAACCCGAAAAAACAAATTGGGTCATGCATCAATATCATTTAGGACAAcatgaagaagaaaaggaagggGAATTAGTAGTATCTAAAATCTTCTACCAAACACAACCTAGGCAATGTACTTGGACGTCAGAGCGAACCGCCACCACCGGAGACGGTGGAAGTGAGCCGAGCGGTCGGAGGGAAAGTGGGAGTGGAAGTGGAAGTGGAAGTACATCTTCTTCTAAAGAAGTTATAACACATCATAATAGAGATGATCATCATATGTCTATTTCAGCTGGTGTTAATGTGGGTGCACTTTCTAGTTTTACTGCTTTGGATATGCAACATTTTAGAGCTGCTGGTGAACAATTTAGCTATGTACCATTTGGTAGAAAACCCTTTGATGAG GTGGGAATAAGAGATGCTACAACAATAGTAAGCCGGGAGACGGCAGCATTGCCATCTACATGCGACGACCATGAGCCGAGGCCGCaacagcatcatcatcatcatcatcatcaatatcaacatcaacatcaacatcatcaacatATCCATCATCCTCATCCCATGAATGTTCCacaagatcatcatcatcatacacaGCAAGGCATTGCAACGACGGCTGCCTTCCATATGAGTACACCATCACATCCCATCTCTCAAATAATATCTCCACCTCCTCTTCATCATGCCTCCATAATTTTGGATGATGATTCATTTCAACATGTGTCTAGAATCATGCACCTTCAAAATGAAAGTTTTCATCAACAG CATCAACATGAgcagcagcaacaacaacaTGATCAGACACAACAACAACATCATAAAATAGTAGGAAGGTCTGCAGCTGGTTTGGAAGAAATCATCATGGCCTGCACTTCTTCTGCTTCTGTTTCTGTTCCTTCTTCTGCTGGTGAAATCAAGGAA CAGGAGTCTTCTATGACAAATCCACCACCTTCAGAAGCAGAATGGATCAAGTTCTCTACATTCTGGCATGATCCTGACCATTCAGATCATCATGGATAA